The Alphaproteobacteria bacterium genome has a window encoding:
- a CDS encoding integrase yields the protein ARADTEMKRKAMENVHPDLIDPNLPDWNKDQALLSWLSEIK from the coding sequence TGCGAGGGCGGATACTGAAATGAAAAGGAAGGCGATGGAAAATGTTCACCCTGATCTGATTGATCCCAATCTTCCTGACTGGAATAAGGATCAGGCACTGCTTTCTTGGCTGTCTGAAATAAAATAG